In Streptomyces sp. DG2A-72, one genomic interval encodes:
- a CDS encoding ABC transporter permease — MTVTTDPAPVTEVPKSSGTRLVDRVFKMRELAILVVFLVMIVITQLGNSEFLSEQGIKDLLLNATILVLVATGQSLVVITRNVDLSVGSTLGISAFAAGTYLQGGGNSVVAILLAVLLGIGFGLLNGLLVSLGQVPALVVTLGTLYIIRGIDSIWVGSRQITAADLPDGFVDFGSGGIWAVPWLALIALAVLVATAYYLKHYGSGRELYALGSNPEAARLAGIPVRKRILAAYTFCGALAGLAGAMYLARFGNVDSGTGNGYELTVVSAVVVGGVVFTGGSGSVYGAALGALLLTSINSVLPALGVSSVWVLAINGILLILAIAVDRVVALRVASALKKRNARHA, encoded by the coding sequence ATGACGGTGACCACCGACCCGGCTCCCGTGACCGAGGTGCCCAAGTCGAGCGGCACCCGGCTGGTCGACCGCGTCTTCAAGATGCGGGAACTGGCCATCCTGGTCGTGTTCCTGGTGATGATCGTCATCACCCAGCTGGGCAACAGCGAGTTCCTGAGCGAGCAGGGCATCAAGGACCTGCTGCTCAACGCGACCATCCTGGTGCTGGTCGCCACCGGTCAGTCCCTGGTCGTCATCACCCGCAACGTCGACCTGTCGGTCGGCTCGACGCTCGGCATCAGCGCCTTCGCGGCCGGTACGTACCTCCAGGGCGGTGGCAACTCCGTCGTGGCGATCCTCCTCGCTGTCCTGCTCGGCATCGGCTTCGGCCTGCTGAACGGGCTGCTCGTCAGCCTCGGCCAGGTGCCCGCGCTCGTCGTCACGCTCGGCACGCTCTACATCATCCGGGGCATCGACTCGATCTGGGTCGGCTCCCGCCAGATCACGGCGGCCGACCTTCCGGACGGCTTCGTCGACTTCGGCTCCGGCGGCATCTGGGCGGTGCCCTGGCTGGCGCTGATCGCGCTGGCGGTCCTGGTGGCGACGGCGTACTACCTCAAGCACTACGGCAGCGGACGCGAGCTGTACGCGCTCGGCTCCAACCCCGAGGCCGCCCGGCTCGCCGGCATCCCGGTCCGCAAGCGGATCCTCGCCGCGTACACCTTCTGCGGCGCCCTCGCCGGGCTCGCGGGGGCGATGTACCTGGCCCGGTTCGGCAACGTCGACTCCGGCACGGGTAATGGCTACGAACTCACCGTCGTCAGCGCGGTGGTGGTCGGCGGTGTCGTGTTCACCGGTGGCTCCGGCAGCGTGTACGGCGCCGCGCTCGGCGCGCTGCTGCTGACCTCCATCAACAGCGTGCTGCCCGCCCTCGGTGTCAGCTCCGTCTGGGTGCTCGCCATCAACGGCATCCTGCTCATCCTCGCCATCGCGGTCGACCGGGTCGTCGCGCTGCGCGTGGCCTCGGCCCTGAAGAAGAGGAACGCCCGCCATGCCTGA
- a CDS encoding BNR repeat-containing protein, with amino-acid sequence MRRRALLGTALLASVAGPGLGAGIARAADPGPSVTRTGITTLDTQAIFFVSYDGLVNNNSFQKNGLLTYKGYQYAVWYTADRNAVVGRRALGATTWSTVKVGHTLRYNDSHNVISMGVSRTDGRLHLNMDSHSDGFTYVKSVAGLMDNPAGLSWTASRFGAPQSTLDGLALTSQFTYPQFMATPEGRLQLSYRVGISGNGRNALAEYNGSTWTALGEWTSSTGTYTSEHGSSTARNMYLHGIDYDKNGRLHSFFTWREQNNAVMCSGGGITNHDTGYVYSDDRGRTWRNNAGTVVGTTGGSDKVAVTDSGLVVDSLNPDHSLMNQESQFTDSSGLPHAIISYVPGRFGQCTTNYVSDRTANGRAFHVRKNSSGTWQKTEIPVALGSSQRTRLVLDKYDNAYAVFPFGRIAGASKASGYTDWKLLFDGSGLNAFGEVVIDEMRIAQDNVLSVMYQEKSSGTTPSALRVVDFRLPA; translated from the coding sequence ATGAGAAGACGTGCTTTGCTCGGTACGGCCCTGCTGGCCTCCGTCGCCGGACCCGGCCTCGGCGCCGGCATCGCGAGGGCCGCCGACCCCGGCCCCTCCGTCACCCGGACCGGCATCACCACCCTCGACACCCAGGCCATCTTCTTCGTCTCCTACGACGGCCTGGTCAACAACAACTCCTTCCAGAAGAACGGCCTGCTGACCTACAAGGGCTACCAGTACGCCGTCTGGTACACCGCCGACCGCAACGCCGTCGTCGGCCGCCGTGCCCTCGGCGCCACCACCTGGTCCACGGTCAAGGTCGGCCACACGCTGCGCTACAACGACTCCCACAACGTCATCTCGATGGGCGTCTCCAGGACCGACGGCCGACTGCACCTCAACATGGACTCCCACAGCGACGGCTTCACCTACGTCAAGTCGGTCGCCGGGCTCATGGACAACCCGGCCGGTCTCAGCTGGACCGCGAGCCGCTTCGGCGCACCCCAGTCGACGCTGGACGGACTCGCGCTCACCTCGCAGTTCACGTACCCGCAGTTCATGGCCACCCCCGAGGGCCGTCTCCAGCTCAGCTACCGCGTCGGCATCTCCGGCAACGGCCGCAACGCCCTTGCCGAGTACAACGGTTCGACCTGGACCGCGCTGGGGGAGTGGACCAGCTCCACCGGCACCTACACCAGCGAGCACGGCTCCTCGACGGCCCGCAACATGTACCTGCACGGCATCGACTACGACAAGAACGGGCGCCTGCACTCCTTCTTCACCTGGCGCGAGCAGAACAACGCCGTGATGTGCAGCGGCGGCGGCATCACCAACCACGACACCGGCTACGTCTACTCGGACGACCGCGGCCGCACCTGGCGCAACAACGCGGGCACCGTCGTCGGCACGACGGGCGGCTCCGACAAGGTCGCCGTCACTGACAGCGGGCTCGTGGTCGACTCCCTGAACCCCGACCACTCGCTGATGAACCAGGAGAGCCAGTTCACCGACTCCTCCGGTCTGCCGCACGCGATCATCAGCTACGTCCCCGGCCGCTTCGGCCAGTGCACCACCAACTACGTCTCCGACCGCACGGCCAACGGCCGCGCCTTCCACGTCCGCAAGAACTCCTCCGGCACCTGGCAGAAGACCGAGATCCCGGTCGCGCTGGGCTCCAGCCAGCGCACCAGGCTGGTCCTCGACAAGTACGACAACGCGTACGCCGTCTTCCCCTTCGGCCGGATCGCCGGTGCCTCCAAGGCGTCCGGATACACCGACTGGAAGCTGCTGTTCGACGGCAGCGGTCTGAACGCGTTCGGTGAGGTCGTGATCGACGAGATGCGTATCGCGCAGGACAACGTGCTGTCGGTGATGTACCAGGAGAAGTCCAGCGGTACGACGCCCTCGGCGCTCCGAGTCGTCGACTTCCGGCTCCCCGCGTGA
- the rhaI gene encoding L-rhamnose isomerase — MTELAAVKAALKTQAVETPSWAYGNSGTRFKVFAQRGVPRTPREKLDDAAQVHAFTGVAPTVALHIPWDKVDDYAALAKYAEERGVTLGAINSNTFQDDDYKLGSICHPEAVVRRKAVDHLLECVDIMDATGSADLKLWFADGTNYPGQDDIRARQDRLAEGLAEVYGRLGEGQRMLLEYKFFEPAFYTTDVPDWGTAYAHCLKLGPKAQVVVDTGHHAPGTNIEFIVATLLREGKLGGFDFNSRFYADDDLMVGAADPFQLFRIMYEVVRGGGFTSDVAFMLDQCHNIEAKIPAIIRSVMNVQEATAKALLVDRSALAAAQASGDVLEANAVLMDAYNTDVRPLLVEVREEMGLDGDPIAAYRRSGWAEKIVAERVGGEQAGWGA, encoded by the coding sequence GTGACCGAACTCGCCGCGGTGAAGGCCGCCCTGAAGACCCAGGCCGTCGAGACGCCGTCGTGGGCGTACGGGAACTCGGGTACGCGGTTCAAGGTGTTCGCGCAGCGAGGCGTTCCACGGACGCCGCGGGAGAAGCTGGACGACGCGGCTCAGGTGCACGCGTTCACCGGTGTCGCGCCGACCGTTGCCCTGCACATTCCGTGGGACAAGGTCGACGACTACGCGGCGCTGGCGAAGTACGCCGAAGAGCGCGGCGTGACGCTGGGCGCGATCAACTCCAATACCTTCCAGGACGACGACTACAAGCTCGGCAGCATCTGCCATCCGGAGGCGGTGGTGCGGCGCAAGGCTGTCGATCACTTGCTGGAGTGCGTCGACATCATGGATGCGACGGGCTCCGCCGATCTGAAGCTGTGGTTCGCGGACGGTACGAACTATCCCGGGCAGGACGACATCCGTGCGCGGCAGGACCGGCTGGCCGAGGGGCTTGCGGAGGTGTACGGGCGGCTCGGTGAGGGGCAGCGGATGCTGCTGGAGTACAAGTTCTTCGAGCCTGCCTTCTATACGACGGATGTGCCGGACTGGGGTACGGCGTATGCGCACTGCCTCAAGTTGGGGCCGAAGGCTCAGGTGGTGGTCGACACCGGTCATCATGCGCCGGGTACCAACATCGAGTTCATCGTGGCGACGCTGCTGCGGGAGGGGAAGCTCGGGGGGTTCGACTTCAACTCGCGCTTCTATGCGGACGACGATCTGATGGTGGGGGCCGCTGATCCGTTCCAGTTGTTCCGGATCATGTACGAGGTGGTGCGTGGGGGTGGGTTCACGTCCGACGTCGCCTTCATGCTCGATCAGTGTCACAACATCGAGGCGAAGATTCCGGCGATCATTCGGTCGGTGATGAATGTGCAGGAGGCTACCGCCAAGGCTTTGCTGGTGGATCGGTCGGCGTTGGCTGCCGCACAGGCGTCGGGTGATGTCCTTGAGGCGAATGCCGTCCTGATGGATGCGTACAACACGGATGTGCGGCCGTTGCTCGTGGAGGTTCGCGAGGAGATGGGGCTGGACGGGGACCCGATTGCTGCGTATCGCCGGTCCGGGTGGGCCGAGAAGATTGTCGCTGAGCGAGTTGGTGGGGAGCAGGCCGGTTGGGGCGCGTGA
- a CDS encoding sugar ABC transporter ATP-binding protein, with amino-acid sequence MTHPSDTGPAPVLALKDVSKSFGAVRALRDVSLELFPGEVHALAGENGAGKSTLIKTLAGVHRPDAGQVLLDGEPVVFHGPGDARDAGIAVIYQEPTLFPDLSIAENIFMGRRPRRTLGRIDHKATHAATIALMQRLGVELDPDRPARGLSIADQQIVEIAKALSFDARVLIMDEPTAALTGSEVARLFGVVRTLREQGAAVLFISHRLEEIFQICQTVTTLRDGAWIASEPLDGMTEDDLVRRMVGRDLDELYPKQDVRPGEVALSVRRLTREGVFTDVSFEVRTGEIVGLAGLVGAGRTEVARAVFGIDRWDAGEVEVQGRKLTNGAPSTAMAAGLALVPEDRRAQGLVMDMSIERNIGLTGLRTTVKAGLMDRGAERSRSLDWAVKLQVKYARIADTVNTLSGGNQQKVVLAKWLATGPKVLIVDEPTRGIDVGTKAEVHRLLSELAADGVAVLMISSDLPEILGMADRVLVMHEGRLTAEIPRSDATEETVMAAATGRAAA; translated from the coding sequence ATGACCCACCCGTCCGACACGGGTCCGGCCCCAGTGCTGGCACTGAAGGACGTTTCCAAGTCCTTCGGCGCCGTGCGCGCTCTGCGGGACGTCTCCCTGGAGTTGTTCCCCGGCGAGGTGCACGCACTCGCCGGTGAGAACGGCGCCGGCAAGTCGACCCTCATCAAGACGCTCGCCGGGGTGCACCGGCCGGACGCCGGCCAGGTGCTGCTCGACGGTGAGCCCGTCGTCTTCCACGGCCCCGGCGACGCCCGCGACGCCGGTATCGCCGTGATCTACCAGGAGCCCACGCTCTTCCCCGACCTGTCGATCGCCGAGAACATCTTCATGGGCCGCCGTCCGCGGCGCACCCTCGGCCGGATCGACCACAAGGCCACGCACGCCGCCACCATCGCGCTGATGCAACGCCTCGGCGTCGAACTCGACCCCGACCGCCCTGCCCGTGGCCTGTCCATCGCGGACCAGCAGATCGTCGAGATCGCCAAGGCGCTCTCCTTCGACGCCCGCGTCCTGATCATGGACGAGCCGACCGCCGCCCTCACCGGCAGCGAGGTGGCGCGTCTCTTCGGCGTCGTACGCACCCTGCGCGAACAGGGTGCCGCGGTGCTGTTCATCTCGCACCGGCTGGAGGAGATCTTCCAGATCTGCCAGACGGTGACCACGCTGCGCGACGGTGCCTGGATCGCCAGCGAGCCGCTGGACGGCATGACCGAGGACGACCTCGTCCGGCGGATGGTCGGCCGCGACCTCGACGAGCTGTACCCGAAGCAGGACGTCCGGCCCGGTGAGGTCGCTCTGAGCGTCCGGCGGCTGACCCGTGAGGGCGTCTTCACGGACGTCTCCTTCGAGGTCCGCACCGGCGAGATCGTCGGCCTCGCGGGGCTCGTCGGCGCCGGTCGTACGGAGGTCGCCCGCGCGGTCTTCGGCATCGACCGCTGGGACGCCGGCGAGGTCGAGGTGCAGGGGCGGAAGCTGACCAACGGAGCCCCCTCCACCGCCATGGCCGCCGGGCTGGCCCTCGTCCCCGAGGACCGGCGCGCTCAGGGCCTGGTGATGGACATGTCCATCGAGCGGAACATCGGCCTCACCGGACTCCGTACGACCGTCAAGGCGGGCCTCATGGACCGCGGGGCCGAGCGCAGCCGCTCCCTCGACTGGGCCGTCAAGCTCCAGGTCAAGTACGCCCGGATCGCCGACACCGTGAACACCCTCTCGGGCGGCAACCAGCAGAAAGTCGTCCTCGCCAAGTGGCTGGCCACCGGCCCCAAGGTGCTGATCGTCGACGAGCCCACCCGCGGCATCGACGTCGGTACGAAGGCCGAGGTCCACCGGCTGCTCAGCGAGCTGGCCGCCGACGGCGTGGCCGTCCTGATGATCTCCTCCGACCTGCCCGAGATCCTCGGCATGGCCGACCGCGTGCTGGTGATGCACGAGGGCCGGCTCACCGCCGAGATCCCGCGCTCCGACGCCACCGAGGAAACCGTGATGGCCGCAGCCACGGGGAGGGCCGCCGCATGA
- a CDS encoding L-rhamnose mutarotase, with translation MQRVCFLLKVRADRLDEYRERHAAVWPEMLDALSATGWHNYSLFLREDGLLVGYLETEDFAAAQAGMEAAEVNARWQAEMAPFFESLDGARPDEAMKPLTEVFHLA, from the coding sequence ATGCAGCGTGTGTGCTTTCTGCTGAAGGTCCGGGCGGACCGCCTCGACGAGTACCGCGAGCGGCACGCCGCCGTATGGCCCGAGATGCTCGACGCACTCTCGGCCACCGGCTGGCACAACTACTCGCTCTTCCTGCGTGAAGACGGCCTGCTGGTCGGCTACTTGGAGACCGAGGACTTCGCCGCCGCCCAGGCCGGCATGGAGGCCGCCGAGGTCAACGCCCGTTGGCAAGCGGAGATGGCGCCGTTCTTCGAGTCCCTGGACGGCGCCCGACCCGACGAAGCGATGAAACCCCTCACCGAAGTCTTCCACCTAGCCTGA
- the rhaS gene encoding rhamnose ABC transporter substrate-binding protein — translation MRKSSLRRTCAVLAGATSLALALTACGGTTKKDVANEDASAATAGKADPNAELKKGLTVGFLPKQVNNPYFTSADKGGEAALKELGSSYKEVGPSSATDTAGQVSYVNTLTQQQVDAMAVSAQDPGALCTALKQAMKNDIKVVTYDSDTKADCRNAFVSQASAEDLGRTEVQLLAEQIGYKGEIAILSAAQTATNQNTWIEFMKDELKDPKYKDMKLVKVAYGNDDAQASFQQTQGLLQEYPNLKGIISPTTVGIKAAAQYLSGSKYKGKVKLTGLGTPNDMRKYVKNGTVDAFELWDPAKLGELAARTSVALVSGQITGKEGETFKAGDMGEFTIGKDGVISLGKPTVFDAKNIDQYNF, via the coding sequence ATGCGTAAGTCATCCCTCCGCCGTACCTGTGCGGTCCTCGCCGGCGCCACCTCGCTCGCTCTCGCCCTCACCGCCTGCGGCGGTACCACCAAGAAGGACGTCGCCAACGAGGATGCCTCCGCTGCCACCGCCGGTAAGGCCGACCCGAATGCCGAGCTGAAGAAGGGGCTGACCGTCGGGTTCCTGCCCAAGCAGGTCAACAACCCGTACTTCACCTCGGCCGACAAGGGTGGCGAGGCGGCGCTCAAGGAGCTGGGGTCCAGCTACAAGGAGGTCGGTCCGAGCAGCGCGACGGACACCGCCGGGCAGGTGAGTTACGTCAACACGCTCACCCAGCAGCAGGTCGACGCGATGGCCGTCTCCGCGCAGGACCCGGGCGCGCTGTGCACCGCGCTCAAGCAGGCCATGAAGAACGACATCAAGGTCGTGACGTACGACTCCGACACCAAGGCGGACTGCCGTAACGCCTTCGTCTCGCAGGCGTCGGCCGAGGACCTGGGCCGCACCGAGGTGCAGCTGCTCGCCGAACAGATCGGCTACAAGGGCGAGATCGCGATCCTGTCCGCTGCGCAGACCGCGACCAACCAGAACACCTGGATCGAGTTCATGAAGGACGAGCTCAAGGATCCCAAGTACAAGGACATGAAGCTGGTGAAGGTCGCGTACGGCAACGACGACGCGCAGGCGTCCTTCCAGCAGACCCAGGGCCTGCTCCAGGAGTACCCGAACCTGAAGGGGATCATCTCCCCGACCACCGTCGGCATCAAGGCGGCGGCCCAGTACCTGTCGGGCTCCAAGTACAAGGGCAAGGTCAAGCTGACCGGCCTCGGCACCCCGAACGACATGCGCAAGTACGTCAAGAACGGCACCGTCGACGCGTTCGAGCTGTGGGACCCGGCGAAGCTGGGCGAGCTGGCCGCCCGCACCTCCGTCGCGCTGGTGTCCGGGCAGATCACCGGCAAGGAGGGCGAGACGTTCAAGGCCGGGGACATGGGTGAGTTCACCATCGGCAAGGACGGTGTGATCAGCCTCGGCAAGCCGACCGTGTTCGACGCCAAGAACATCGACCAGTACAACTTCTGA
- a CDS encoding ABC transporter permease, protein MPESLTRASRWSASLRWDAAVGALLIVVLLLSFGTVDGFGNALNLSFLIGNTLPIALIALPMTLLVVSGEIDLSVASTAGLSGAVMGALWNEGMTIETIIPICLLLGVVCGLINGLLVTRLGLPSLAVTIGTLAAYRGIAQIVLGSDAVTDFPTQYLDFASGRIGDTFIPYAFLPFLVLLAIGVIVLHATPFGRSVFATGASEEAARFAGVRVKRQKLILFTVTGLMASLTGIFWALHYASARFDNAMGLELSVVAAVLLGGIDFDGGKGTLGGAIAGVFLLGALQNVMSLQDVSAQSQIVVTGVLLVLSVLGPRVARQISVARAQRLTS, encoded by the coding sequence ATGCCTGAGTCCTTGACGCGCGCGAGCCGCTGGTCCGCCTCGTTGAGGTGGGACGCAGCCGTCGGCGCACTCTTGATCGTCGTGCTGCTGCTCTCCTTCGGCACGGTCGACGGATTCGGAAACGCTCTCAACCTGTCGTTCCTGATCGGCAACACCCTTCCGATCGCCTTGATCGCCCTGCCGATGACCCTCCTGGTCGTTTCGGGCGAGATCGATCTCTCGGTCGCCTCCACCGCCGGTCTCTCGGGCGCCGTCATGGGCGCACTGTGGAACGAGGGCATGACGATCGAAACGATCATCCCGATCTGCCTGCTGCTCGGCGTGGTGTGCGGCCTCATCAACGGTCTGCTCGTCACCCGGCTCGGGTTGCCCTCCCTCGCCGTCACCATCGGCACCCTCGCCGCCTACCGGGGTATCGCACAGATCGTGCTCGGCTCCGACGCGGTGACCGACTTCCCCACCCAGTACCTGGACTTCGCGTCCGGACGCATCGGCGACACGTTCATCCCGTATGCCTTCCTGCCCTTCCTGGTGCTCCTCGCGATCGGCGTGATCGTTCTGCACGCCACCCCGTTCGGCCGGTCGGTCTTCGCGACCGGCGCGAGCGAGGAGGCGGCGCGGTTTGCGGGTGTCCGGGTCAAGCGGCAGAAGCTGATCCTGTTCACGGTGACGGGGCTTATGGCTTCGCTGACCGGGATCTTCTGGGCACTGCATTACGCCAGCGCCCGCTTTGACAACGCGATGGGGCTCGAACTGTCCGTCGTCGCCGCCGTGTTGCTCGGTGGGATCGACTTCGACGGGGGCAAGGGCACGTTGGGTGGTGCGATTGCGGGTGTGTTCCTGCTGGGTGCGCTGCAGAACGTGATGAGTCTTCAGGACGTTTCCGCGCAGTCGCAGATCGTTGTCACCGGTGTGTTGCTGGTGCTGTCCGTGTTGGGGCCGCGAGTGGCACGCCAGATTTCTGTCGCTCGGGCGCAGAGGCTCACGTCGTAG